The Pseudomonas pergaminensis nucleotide sequence AAGGCTTACGCAGCGGGCAACGCGGTGATTGCAGTGGTCGGCGACCTCACCCGCGCCGAAGCCGAAGCCATGACCGCCAAGGTCTCCGCGTCGCTGCCCAAGGGCCCCGCCCTGCCAAAAATCGCCCAGCCGACCGAACCCAAACCGGGTTTGAGCCGTATCGAGTTCCCGTCCAAGCAGACGCACCTGCTGTTCGCGCAACTGGGCATCGACCGTGCCGACCCGGACTACGCTGCCTTGTCACTGGGTAACCAGATCCTCGGCGGCGGTGGTTTCGGCACCCGCTTGATGAGCGAAGTGCGCGAAAAACGCGGCCTGACCTATGGCGTTTACTCCGGCTTCTCGCCGATGCAGGTGCGTGGCCCGTTCATGATCAACCTGCAGACCCGCGCGGAAATGAGCGGCGGCACCCTGCGCCTGGTCGAGGATGTGGTAGCCGACTACCTCAAGACCGGCCCAACGCAAAAAGAACTCGATGACGCCAAGCGCGAGCTGGCCGGCAGCTTCCCGCTGTCGACCGCGAGCAACGCCGACATCGTCGGGCAGCTGGGCGCCATGGGTTTCTACAACCTGCCGCTGAGCTATCTGGAAGATTTCATGAAACAATCCCAGGCCCTGACCGTAGAGCAGGTCAAGGCTGCAATGAACAAACACTTGAGCGCCGACAAGATGGTCATCGTGACCGCCGGCCCGACGATTGCGCAAAAGCCACTACCGCCCCCCACTGATAAACCCGCCGAGCAGCCGCTCGGGGTTCCGGAGCATTAATGGCCAGTTCATCTCGCCCGAAAAAACCTGTCCACAACGTCCATAACGGTGTGGGCCAACTGCGCATCATTGGCGGCGAATGGCGCAGCCGCAAGCTGAGCTTCCCCGACGTCGTGGGCCTGCGCCCGACGCCGGACCGCGTGCGTGAAACCCTGTTCAACTGGCTTGCACCGTACATCGCGGGCGCCAAGGTGCTGGATCCGTTTGCCGGCAGTGGCGCGTTGTTCCTGGAGGCGTTGTCCCGTGGCGCCGCCCTGGGCCAGGCGCTGGACGCCAGCAATGTGGCGGTGTCCAGCCTCAAGGAACACCTGGGCACCCTGCGCTGCACCACCGGCCAAGTGCAAACCGCCGACGCGCTGCGCTACCTCGAGACACAGCCAGCCAGTGAATACGACGTGGTGTTCCTCGACCCGCCGTTCAACCAGAACCTGCTGCCAACCGTGTGCGCACTGCTGGAAGAACGCCAATGGCTGGCACCGGATGCGTGGATCTACACTGAAAGCGAGTCAGCGCCCTCTACCCTCGGCTTGCCAGCAGCGTGGCGCCTGCACCGGGAACAGAAGTCCGGACGGGTGTATTACGCGTTGTGGCACCGTAGCGTCGCCTGACCTCCGGACGTGGCAGCAGGGCTTGTGTTGTAGTGAGCGGGCTTGTCGAATCGTCGCACTGCCCGCTCACCACAATTAAGTGCGCTCGCCACAGAGAGTTTCATGAAGCCTTCTACCCACCTGTTCACTCCCGCCTTCGGTCTCGGCAACCCTCACCTGCAAACGCTGTGGGGGCCGCTGTGGCGCCCAACTACCCATATCGAACGCCAACGCGAACGCCTGTGGCTGAAAGATGGCGACTTCCTCGATCTCGACTGGCACGGCCCACATGACGCGCAAGCACCCTTGGTGCTGGTGCTGCATGGGCTGACCGGTTCCTCCAACTCGCCCTATGTGGCCGGCCTGCAAAAAGCCCTTGCCGCGCAAGGCTGGGCCAGCGCCGCGTTGAACTGGCGTGGATGCTCGGGCGAACCGAACCTGTTAGCGCGCAGCTATCACTCCGGCGCGAGCGAAGACCTGGCAGCGGCCATTGCCCACCTGCGGGCCAAGCGACCGTTGGCGCCGTTGTATGCCGTGGGTTACTCACTGGGCGGCAATGTGCTGCTCAAGCATTTGGGGGAAACCGGCGCGGCATCGGGGCTGCAAGGCGCCGCGGCGGTGTCGGTGCCGTTTCGTTTGGACCAATGCGCGGACCGTATCGGCCTGGGCTTTTCGCGGGTTTACCAGAAGCATTTCATGCGCGAAATGGTGGCGTATATCCGCGTCAAGCAAAGCCGCTTTCTGCAGGATGGTCGGGCGGACGGGCTGAAAACCCTGGAAGCCCTTGGCTCATTGGAGAAAATGCGCACGTTCTGGGACTTCGATGGCCGGGTCACTGCGCCGTTGCATGGTTTCTTGAGTGCCGAGGACTATTACCGCCGCGCGTCGAGCCGCTATTACCTGGGCGGCATCCAAACGCCCACCTTGATCATCCAGGCGGCTGATGACCCGTTTGTGTTTGCCCATAGCCTACCTGAGGCGAGTGAACTGTCGGCGTGCACTGAGTTTGAGCTGACAGCCAAAGGTGGGCATGTAGGTTTTGTCGACGGTTCTCTCAAACAGCCAAGCTATTACCTGGAACGCCGGATTCCCGCCTGGCTGCTGACGCAAACCACACCGCACCTGTAGGAGCACGGCTTGCCGGCGCCTACAGGGGTTGTGTGTTCAGTCGCCCGTGGCGATTTCACGCTGTGGATCGGTAATCCACTCACTCCACGACCCTGCATACAATTTACCCAATGGGTAACCCGCCAGGCTCAGGGCAAACAGGTTGTGGCACGCCGTCACGCCCGAACCGCAATACGCCACCAGATCTTCCGGTGAGCGCCCCTGCAATTGGGCGGCGAAACGTTGCTTGAGCTGCTCAGCCGGCAGGAAGCGGCCGTCAGTGCCGAGGTTTTCATTGAACGCCGCGCACTGCGCACCCGGGATGTGCCCGGCAATCGGGTCGATGGGCTCCACGTCACCGCGAAAGCGCGGCTGGGCGCGGGCATCGATGAGGGTCAGCCCGGGTTGGCCCAGGCGTTTTTGCAGGTGTTCAGCGTCCAGCACCAGGCGATTGTCCGGCGTGCCGATAAATGTACCCGGCTCAACCACCGGCGCGTCCAGGCTCAACGGAAACCCCGCCGCATGCCAGGCCTTGAGGCCGCCATCCAGGATAAACACGCCGTCACGCTTGCCCAGCCAGGCCAGCAACCACCAGGCACGCGCGGCATAAGCTCCGGGGCCGTCGTCGTAGAGCACCACGTCGGTGTCGGCATTGACGCCCCAGGCCCGTAATTGCTCGGCGAAGGTGTTGGCGTCCGGCAACGGGTGACGGCCAGTCACGCCCTTGGTCACCGGCCCGCTGAGGTGGCGTTCCAGGTCGGCATACTGCGCGCCCTCGATATGCCCTTCGGCATAGCTGCAGAGTCCGTAATCCGGGTCTTCCAGGGCAAAACGGCAATCCAGGACCACCACCCCATCGGCCTTCTGGCGCTCGGCCAGTTGCTGGGGGCTGATCAATTGGGCAAGCGGCATGACGGACTCCTATGAACGATTCGGGAAAGGTCCTACTTCACTTCTTCCAATGCCTGATTTAAAGGCACGTAAAATTCCTTGAACAAAGCATCCACTGCTTCTTTTGCCTGGGGCGTGACAAAACCCGCCTCCAGCACCAGCACCTGATACACACCGCGCTTGATCGCCTCGGCGCTCAGGTGGGCCGAGTTCTCATTGGTGGTGCACAAAAACCGCACCCAAGAGGTGAGGATGATCCAGGCATTGAGGGTCAGGGCTTCGGTTTGCACCGGGTCCATATTGAGGATGCCGGCGTCAACAAACCCTTGGTAGATAGCCCCACCCTGGGTCAGGCAGCGCTGGGAAAAACGCCGGTAGCCGGTGGCCAGTTCCGGGTCGCTTTCCAGCAGGTGTTCGAGGTCGCGGTGCAGGAAACGGTAGCGCCACATGCCAGCCAACACGGCCTGCAGGTAGAAGCGTTTGTCTTCGACCGTAACAGCGCGGCCTTGGGGTGGGCGCAGGAAACTGTCCACCAGGGCTTCGTATTCACGAAACAGTACGGCGATGATCGCCTGCTTATTGGGGAAGTGGTAGTACAGGTTGCCCGGCGAAATTTCCATATGGGCGGCAATGTGGTTGGTGCTCACACTGCGCTCGCCCTGCTGGTTAAAAAGCTCCAGGCTGGTTTGCACAATGCGCTCGCTGGTCTTTACTCGTGGTGCCATAGGGAATCAGCTTCTGTACACGTGATGGGGCATCTTACGGACTATTCTTGCAGGGATAAATCCGCACGTAGGCGTAATGACATTTGACAATTTAGAGTAATGACTCTAAAAATCCAGGCAGACCAATAACAATCGGGAACGCCGCCATGTCTGCCAACGTTGCCTACCTGCAAGATTCCCAGGCGCTGGATCAACTCCAAGACCTGTTCGACACCCAGCGCCGTGCCTACGCGGCCAACCCGATGCCGCCGGCGGCCCAGCGTCAGCAATGGCTCAAGGCCCTGCGCGACCTGCTCAGCGACGAGCGCCAGGCGCTGATCAACGCGATCAGCCAAGACTTCAGCCACCGTAGCGCTGACGAAACCCTGTTCGCCGAACTGATGCCCAGCCTGCATGGCATTCACTATGCCAGCAAACACCTCAAGGGCTGGATGAAACCTTCACGACGCGCTGTCGGCATTGCCTTCCAACCCGCCTCGGCCAAAGTCATCTACCAACCCTTGGGCGTGGTCGGGGTGATCGTGCCCTGGAACTACCCACTGTACCTGGCCATCGGCCCACTGGTCGGCGCACTCGCCGCCGGTAACCGGGTGATGCTCAAGCTCAGCGAATCCACCCCCGCCACGGGCGAGTTACTCAAAGCGTTGCTGGCGAAGATCTTCCCCGAGGACCTGGTGTGCGTGGTGCTGGGTGAAGCCGAAGTCGGCATGGCCTTCTCCAAGCTGCCCTTCGATCACCTGTTATTTACCGGCGCCACCAGCATCGGCAAGCACGTGATGCGTGCGGCGGCCGAACACCTCACCCCGGTCACCCTGGAGTTGGGCGGCAAGTCGCCCGCCATCGTGTCTGCCGACGTGCCGCTCAAGGACGCCGCCGAACGTATCGCCTTCGGAAAAGCGCTGAACGCTGGGCAAACCTGCGTGGCACCCGACTACGTGCTGGTGCCGGAGGATCGCGTCGAAGGTTTTGTCGAAGCCTACACCCAGGCCGTTCGCGGGTTTTATCCAAGCCTGGTCGACAACCCGGACTACACGGCGATCATCAACGAACGACAACTGGCCCGGCTCAACGCCTACGTCAAGGACGCTACCGACAAAGGCGCCACCCTGATTCCGCTGTACGACCAAGGCCAGGCGCGGCGCATGGCCCATAGCCTGTTATTGAATGTCAGCGATGACATGACCGTGATGCAGGACGAAATCTTCGGCCCGGTGCTGCCGATCGTGCCCTATCGCGGCATCGACCAAGCCTTTGCCTACATCAACCAACGCCCTCGCCCACTGGCCCTGTATTACTTCGGCTACAACAAGGGCGAGCAGGATCGTGTGCTCCACGAAACCCATTCCGGCGGTGTGTGCCTGAACGACACGCTGCTGCATGTGGCCCAGGACGACATGCCATTTGGCGGCATCGGCCCGTCGGGCATGGGTCACTACCACGGCCACGAAGGCTTCCTCACCTTCAGCAAAGCCAAGGGCGTACTGGTGAAACAGCGCCTGAACGCTGCGAAGCTGATCTATCCGCCCTACGGCAAAGCCATCCAGAAGTTGATCCAGAAGCTGTTTGTCCGCTGACACCGCCACCCACGGGATAACAATAACAATGAACCCTAGCCTGACTGAAACACCTGCGCTGTCGCGGCGCGGCGTCTTGAAAATCGGCCTGTGCGCCAGCGCCTTCCTGGCCACCGCCGGGTTGGGCGCCAGCCTGAGCGGTTGCTCCAGCAGCACCCCGGCCAGCGGTTTTGCCATGTTGCGCAGCAGTGACCTGCCGTTCTTGCGCGCTGTGATCCCGGTGTTGCTCGAAGGCGTGGCCAGCGCCCAGGAAGTCGCCAGTGGGATTGAAGGCACCCTTAAAAAGCTCGACTTCAGCCTGCAACGCCTGTCGCCGGAGATGTTCAAGCTCACCCAGCAGTTGTTCGACGTACTCGGCATGGGCATCACCCGAGGCCCGCTGACCGGTATCTGGGGCAGTTGGGAAAACGCCAGCAGCGAACAGATCGGTAACTTCCTGCACCGCTGGGAAAACAGCTACCTGAACCTGCTGCGCATGGGCCAGGGCTCGCTGCTCAAGCTGGTGATCATGGCCTGGTACTTCCAGCCCGCGTCCTGGGCCCATTGCGGCTACCCCGGGCCACCGAAGATCTAGCCTTGATAACCCGATCAAAAATGTGGGAGCGGGCTTGCTCGCGAAAGCGGTGGATCAGCCACACCTTTATCGACTGACACGTTGCATTCGCGAGCACGCCCGCTCCCACATCGACCACAACTTCGTACAAAAATAAGAGTGCACTCCTATGCCCGTACCCGACCTGTTCCGCGACGGCATGGCCCGTGGCTGGAAAACCCACAATGGCGCCGCCCTCGACAACGACCTGACCCTGGAGGCCGACGTCGTGATCATCGGCAGCGGCGCCGGAGGCGGTACCACTGCTGAAATTCTCAGTGCCGCGGGCTACAAAGTGCTGCTGATCGAAGAAGGCCCGCTCAAGACCAGCAGCGATTTCAAGTTGCTCGAAGACGAGGCCTATACCAGCTTGTACCAGGAGGGCATCGGCCGCATGAGCAAGGATGGCGCGATCACCATCCTGCAGGGCCGGGCCGTGGGCGGCACCACGCTGATCAACTGGACATCGAGCTTTCGTACCCCGGACGCCACCCTCGCCCATTGGGCCAGCGAATACGCCGTGAAGGGCCACAGCAGCGCGGAGATGGCGCCCTGGTTCGAAAAAATGGAGCAACGCCTGGGCATCGCGCCCTGGGCCCTGCCGCCCAACCCCAACAACGATGTGATCCGCAAAGGCTGCGAGAAGCTCGGTTACAGTTGGCACGTGATCCCACGGAACGTGCGCGGCTGTTTCAACCTGGGTTACTGCGGCATGGGCTGCCCGGTCAACGCCAAGCAGTCGATGCTGGTGACCACCATTCCCTCCACCCTGGAAAAGGGCGGCGAACTGCTCTACCTGGCCCGCGCCGAACGCCTCAACTACAGCGGCGACACCATCAACAGCCTGGAATGCGTGGCCATGGACACCCTGTGCGTAGCGCCGACCGGACGCAAGATCACGGTGAAGGCCAAGCATTACGTGCTCTCGGGCGGCGGCATCAACAGCCCGGCGCTGCTGATGCGCTCAGACGCGCCCGACCCACATTCGCGGCTGGGCAAACGCACCTTCCTGCACCTGGTGAATTTCTCCGCCGGGTTGTTCGACGAGGTGATCAACCCGTTCTACGGCGCGCCGCAGTCGATCTATTCCGACCATTTCCAGTGGCAGGACGGCACCACGGGCAAAATGTCGTACAAGCTGGAGGCCCCGCCCCTGCACCCGGCGTTGGCCAGCACCCTGCTCGGCGGCTACGGCACCCAGAACGCCCTGGACATGAGCCAGTTGCCCAACACCCACGCGATGCTGGCGCTGCTGCGCGACGGCTTCCACCCCGACAGCCCGGGCGGCAGTGTGGAGTTGCGCGGCGATGGCACGCCGGTGCTCGACTACCAGGTGTCGGACTACGCCTGGGATGGCTTGCGCCGTGCGTTCCACAGCATGGCCGAGATCCAGTTCGCGGCGGGCGCCAAGTCGGTCAAGCCGCTGCATCACGATGCGCGCTACGTCAAAACCCTGGGTGAAGCCCGCACGATGATTGACGACCTGAACCTGGAACTGCATCGCACGTGCCTGGGCAGTGCCCATGTGATGGGCGGTTGTGCCATGGGTGACGACCCGAAAAACGCAGTGGCCGACAGCCTCGGTCGGCACCACCAACTGCGCAACCTGTCGATCCACGATGGCTCTTTATTCCCCACCAGCATTGGGGCCAACCCACAATTATCGGTGTACGGTTTGACTGCCCAACTGGCGACAGCATTGGCCGAACGTCTGAAAACAGCATGAAAAAACACGGTATTCGCCATGTCTATACTGCTTTCTTCTGCATAAGTTGACTTTCCCGACCGGGATGGCTGCGATACCATCCGGTTCCCCAACGGACTCCGCCAGGACGACGCGATGAACCGAGTGTTGTACCCAGGTACCTTCGACCCGATTACCAAAGGCCATGGCGATCTGGTCGAACGTGCCTCACGCTTGTTCGACCATGTGATCATCGCGGTCGCAGCCAGCCCCAAGAAAAACCCGCTGTTTCCCCTGGAACAGCGCGTGGAGCTGGCGCGTGAGGTCACCAAACACCTGCCCAACGTGGAAGTGGTCGGTTTTTCCACGCTGCTGGCGCATTTCGCCAAAGAGCAGAACGCCAATGTATTCCTGCGCGGCCTGCGCGCGGTGTCGGATTTCGAATACGAATTCCAGCTGGCCAACATGAACCGCCAACTGGCGCCGGACGTGGAGAGCCTGTTCCTCACCCCGTCGGAACGTTACTCGTTCATTTCCTCGACGTTGGTCCGTGAGATCGCCGCTTTGGGCGGAGATATCACCAAGTTCGTGCATCCGGCTGTAGCAGATGCACTGACGCTGCGCTTCAAGAAGTAACACCGTTCAATCGGCGCCTGCTCGCACTGCGGGCGCCAATGCGGCACAATTGCGCGCATTAGTTTTCAGATGCCTTGGCTGACAGCCCTGGCAGGAGTTTCCATGTCCCTGATCATCACCGACGATTGCATCAACTGCGACGTCTGCGAACCCGAGTGCCCGAACGCCGCGATTTCCCAAGGCGAAGAGATCTACGTGATCGACCCCAACCTGTGCACCCAATGTGTCGGCCACTATGACGAGCCGCAGTGCCAACAGGTGTGCCCGGTGGATTGCATTCCGCTGGATGAAGCCCATCCGGAGACGGAAGAGCAGTTGATGGAGAAGTACCGCAAGATTACCGGCAAGGCTTAAGGGCCTCTTCGCGAGCAAGCCCGCTCCCACAGTTGACCGAGTTCCAATATGAGAATGCGGTCGAATGTGGGAGCGGGCTTGCTCGCGAAGGCGGCATCAGCCATCACACAAGATCAGCTCTGGCACTTGGGGCAAAACACACTCGCCCGTTGCCCCAGCACCACATTGCGCAACTCGCTCCCGCAAACCTTGCACGCCTCGCCACCACGGCCATAGACGAACAATTCCTGCTGGAAATACCCCGGTTGCCCGTCGCCACCGATAAAGTCCCGCAACGTGGTACCGCCGCGCTCGATGGCAGCGGCCAGCACGCGTTTGATCTCAATCGCCAGCTTCAAGTAACGCCCGCGCGAAATGCCGCCCGCAGCCCGACGCGGATCAATCCCCGCCGCAAACAGCGCTTCCGTCGCATAGATATTGCCCACGCCCACCACCACCGCGTTGTCCATGATGAACGGCTTCACCGCCATCGACTTGCCACGGGACAGTTGGAACAGGCGCTCGCCATCAAACAGGTCGGTCAACGGCTCCGGCCCCAGGCGTAGCAACAGCTCGTGGTTGTGCGGGTCCTGGCTCCAGAGCATGGCGCCGAAACGCCGCGGGTCGGTGTAGCGCAGGGCCATGCCCGATTCCAGCTCGATATCCACATGCTCGTGTTTGGCCGCCGGCATGCCGACCTCCACCAGTCGCAAGTTGCCCGACATGCCTAAATGGCTGATCAAGGTGCCTACTTCGGCATTGATCAACAGGTACTTGGCCCGCCGCTCCACCAGCACGATGCGCTGGCCGGACAGGCGCACATCGAGGTCTTCCGGAATCGGCCAGCGCAGGCGCCGTTCACGCACTACCACACGGCTGACCCGCTGGCCTTCCAGGTGCGGCGCGATTCCGCGCCGGGTGGTTTCGACTTCTGGCAACTCGGGCATGTGTACCTCTTGAAGAAAGGGTCAGTGGGCGCCCAGCTCGCGGATCGACAACTTCATGCTTTCGAAGTCGTAGTCCGACAGGCCCACGTAGTCCAGCACCAGATGGCCGATGGCATTCCACTCATGGTCCACCGCCTGGTTGCCCAGCACGCGATAGGACGAGCAGATGTGCTCGGCCATTTTCAGGATCGCCAGCAGGTTCTTGAGCTGCGAATTGCGCGACGACTCATCGCTGAACACCGCCAGGGCGTTGTGGTGGTTGGCGATGGCGTCGGTCACATGCTCCGGTAGGCGCCAGGACTTGGCGGTGTAGTAACCCACCACGGCATGGTTGGTGTTGAACGCGTTGTTCTCGGTGTCGACCACGCGGCAGTCGGGGCCGGCGTTGGCGTAGGCCTGCTCCAGTACCGACATGTAATTGGGGAAACGCTTGAGCATCAGCGGCACGCCGCAATCGTGGAACAGGCCCAGGGCATAAGCCTCGTCCACCGCCTGGGCGCCGGTACGCTTGGCCAGGGTGAGGCAGGTCATCGCCACATCCTGC carries:
- a CDS encoding M16 family metallopeptidase yields the protein MSDRKSSRLFFPGLVVVTLIAASAVYFLRPSDSVASPALEKAQSSNTLQSLAELDGKAPTNRKLDVQTWTTAEGAKVLFVEAHELPMFDVRILFAAGSSQDGNVPGLALMTNAMLNEGVPGKDVSQIARDFEGLGADFGNGAYRDMALVSLRSLSDSNKRDAALSLFDQVIGKPTFPADSLARIKNQILAGFEYQKQNPGKLASLELFKRLYGDHPYAHPSEGTPESVPKITVAQLQAFHAKAYAAGNAVIAVVGDLTRAEAEAMTAKVSASLPKGPALPKIAQPTEPKPGLSRIEFPSKQTHLLFAQLGIDRADPDYAALSLGNQILGGGGFGTRLMSEVREKRGLTYGVYSGFSPMQVRGPFMINLQTRAEMSGGTLRLVEDVVADYLKTGPTQKELDDAKRELAGSFPLSTASNADIVGQLGAMGFYNLPLSYLEDFMKQSQALTVEQVKAAMNKHLSADKMVIVTAGPTIAQKPLPPPTDKPAEQPLGVPEH
- the rsmD gene encoding 16S rRNA (guanine(966)-N(2))-methyltransferase RsmD — its product is MASSSRPKKPVHNVHNGVGQLRIIGGEWRSRKLSFPDVVGLRPTPDRVRETLFNWLAPYIAGAKVLDPFAGSGALFLEALSRGAALGQALDASNVAVSSLKEHLGTLRCTTGQVQTADALRYLETQPASEYDVVFLDPPFNQNLLPTVCALLEERQWLAPDAWIYTESESAPSTLGLPAAWRLHREQKSGRVYYALWHRSVA
- a CDS encoding hydrolase; this encodes MKPSTHLFTPAFGLGNPHLQTLWGPLWRPTTHIERQRERLWLKDGDFLDLDWHGPHDAQAPLVLVLHGLTGSSNSPYVAGLQKALAAQGWASAALNWRGCSGEPNLLARSYHSGASEDLAAAIAHLRAKRPLAPLYAVGYSLGGNVLLKHLGETGAASGLQGAAAVSVPFRLDQCADRIGLGFSRVYQKHFMREMVAYIRVKQSRFLQDGRADGLKTLEALGSLEKMRTFWDFDGRVTAPLHGFLSAEDYYRRASSRYYLGGIQTPTLIIQAADDPFVFAHSLPEASELSACTEFELTAKGGHVGFVDGSLKQPSYYLERRIPAWLLTQTTPHL
- a CDS encoding sulfurtransferase; the encoded protein is MPLAQLISPQQLAERQKADGVVVLDCRFALEDPDYGLCSYAEGHIEGAQYADLERHLSGPVTKGVTGRHPLPDANTFAEQLRAWGVNADTDVVLYDDGPGAYAARAWWLLAWLGKRDGVFILDGGLKAWHAAGFPLSLDAPVVEPGTFIGTPDNRLVLDAEHLQKRLGQPGLTLIDARAQPRFRGDVEPIDPIAGHIPGAQCAAFNENLGTDGRFLPAEQLKQRFAAQLQGRSPEDLVAYCGSGVTACHNLFALSLAGYPLGKLYAGSWSEWITDPQREIATGD
- a CDS encoding TetR/AcrR family transcriptional regulator, whose translation is MAPRVKTSERIVQTSLELFNQQGERSVSTNHIAAHMEISPGNLYYHFPNKQAIIAVLFREYEALVDSFLRPPQGRAVTVEDKRFYLQAVLAGMWRYRFLHRDLEHLLESDPELATGYRRFSQRCLTQGGAIYQGFVDAGILNMDPVQTEALTLNAWIILTSWVRFLCTTNENSAHLSAEAIKRGVYQVLVLEAGFVTPQAKEAVDALFKEFYVPLNQALEEVK
- a CDS encoding coniferyl aldehyde dehydrogenase, which gives rise to MSANVAYLQDSQALDQLQDLFDTQRRAYAANPMPPAAQRQQWLKALRDLLSDERQALINAISQDFSHRSADETLFAELMPSLHGIHYASKHLKGWMKPSRRAVGIAFQPASAKVIYQPLGVVGVIVPWNYPLYLAIGPLVGALAAGNRVMLKLSESTPATGELLKALLAKIFPEDLVCVVLGEAEVGMAFSKLPFDHLLFTGATSIGKHVMRAAAEHLTPVTLELGGKSPAIVSADVPLKDAAERIAFGKALNAGQTCVAPDYVLVPEDRVEGFVEAYTQAVRGFYPSLVDNPDYTAIINERQLARLNAYVKDATDKGATLIPLYDQGQARRMAHSLLLNVSDDMTVMQDEIFGPVLPIVPYRGIDQAFAYINQRPRPLALYYFGYNKGEQDRVLHETHSGGVCLNDTLLHVAQDDMPFGGIGPSGMGHYHGHEGFLTFSKAKGVLVKQRLNAAKLIYPPYGKAIQKLIQKLFVR
- a CDS encoding twin-arginine translocation pathway signal protein produces the protein MNPSLTETPALSRRGVLKIGLCASAFLATAGLGASLSGCSSSTPASGFAMLRSSDLPFLRAVIPVLLEGVASAQEVASGIEGTLKKLDFSLQRLSPEMFKLTQQLFDVLGMGITRGPLTGIWGSWENASSEQIGNFLHRWENSYLNLLRMGQGSLLKLVIMAWYFQPASWAHCGYPGPPKI
- a CDS encoding GMC family oxidoreductase; its protein translation is MPVPDLFRDGMARGWKTHNGAALDNDLTLEADVVIIGSGAGGGTTAEILSAAGYKVLLIEEGPLKTSSDFKLLEDEAYTSLYQEGIGRMSKDGAITILQGRAVGGTTLINWTSSFRTPDATLAHWASEYAVKGHSSAEMAPWFEKMEQRLGIAPWALPPNPNNDVIRKGCEKLGYSWHVIPRNVRGCFNLGYCGMGCPVNAKQSMLVTTIPSTLEKGGELLYLARAERLNYSGDTINSLECVAMDTLCVAPTGRKITVKAKHYVLSGGGINSPALLMRSDAPDPHSRLGKRTFLHLVNFSAGLFDEVINPFYGAPQSIYSDHFQWQDGTTGKMSYKLEAPPLHPALASTLLGGYGTQNALDMSQLPNTHAMLALLRDGFHPDSPGGSVELRGDGTPVLDYQVSDYAWDGLRRAFHSMAEIQFAAGAKSVKPLHHDARYVKTLGEARTMIDDLNLELHRTCLGSAHVMGGCAMGDDPKNAVADSLGRHHQLRNLSIHDGSLFPTSIGANPQLSVYGLTAQLATALAERLKTA
- the coaD gene encoding pantetheine-phosphate adenylyltransferase; the protein is MNRVLYPGTFDPITKGHGDLVERASRLFDHVIIAVAASPKKNPLFPLEQRVELAREVTKHLPNVEVVGFSTLLAHFAKEQNANVFLRGLRAVSDFEYEFQLANMNRQLAPDVESLFLTPSERYSFISSTLVREIAALGGDITKFVHPAVADALTLRFKK
- a CDS encoding YfhL family 4Fe-4S dicluster ferredoxin codes for the protein MSLIITDDCINCDVCEPECPNAAISQGEEIYVIDPNLCTQCVGHYDEPQCQQVCPVDCIPLDEAHPETEEQLMEKYRKITGKA
- the mutM gene encoding bifunctional DNA-formamidopyrimidine glycosylase/DNA-(apurinic or apyrimidinic site) lyase, giving the protein MPELPEVETTRRGIAPHLEGQRVSRVVVRERRLRWPIPEDLDVRLSGQRIVLVERRAKYLLINAEVGTLISHLGMSGNLRLVEVGMPAAKHEHVDIELESGMALRYTDPRRFGAMLWSQDPHNHELLLRLGPEPLTDLFDGERLFQLSRGKSMAVKPFIMDNAVVVGVGNIYATEALFAAGIDPRRAAGGISRGRYLKLAIEIKRVLAAAIERGGTTLRDFIGGDGQPGYFQQELFVYGRGGEACKVCGSELRNVVLGQRASVFCPKCQS
- a CDS encoding HDOD domain-containing protein produces the protein MPPQPQIMVDLQMEQYMPDPDLEVIARLISQDPGLSGALLKIVNSSYYGLSNKIASIQRAVNLLGSRSIINLINALSIKGEMSDDTIVTLNRFWDTAQDVAMTCLTLAKRTGAQAVDEAYALGLFHDCGVPLMLKRFPNYMSVLEQAYANAGPDCRVVDTENNAFNTNHAVVGYYTAKSWRLPEHVTDAIANHHNALAVFSDESSRNSQLKNLLAILKMAEHICSSYRVLGNQAVDHEWNAIGHLVLDYVGLSDYDFESMKLSIRELGAH